A genomic region of Dreissena polymorpha isolate Duluth1 chromosome 4, UMN_Dpol_1.0, whole genome shotgun sequence contains the following coding sequences:
- the LOC127879261 gene encoding zwei Ig domain protein zig-8-like: MCMINRMVLVIFMTSVNAEYYVGLPPIITPAPEFNPTPFNVTFRSGDIAVLRCSINDLGTKTVVWRKVGTSFPLTSGTLTVVADKRFQVGHIDFKSHWDLMIKNVKLEDDGVYECQISSKDRTVRRLITLNVVDPVVEAPEIRITETQYVERGDRVVLECNATGEHYAPDDMDWFRNGQKLTSLSEKGLKITKHYSLPQRTFTSVLVIARARKEDDGTYVCRSSNTQITSTKVIVLNAETSHMKRGTAADNNSAWYQSDPNCTPCRLSFTCLILLVQLMLRVAMSI, translated from the exons TTGGACTGCCACCAATAATAACGCCAGCGCCCGAGTTTAACCCGACGCCCTTCAATGTGACCTTTCGCTCGGGAGATATTGCTGTTCTCCGATGCAGTATCAACGATCTGGGAACGAAAACG GTAGTATGGCGGAAAGTAGGAACCTCATTCCCGCTCACTTCCGGTACGTTGACAGTGGTAGCCGACAAGCGGTTCCAAGTTGGTCACATAGACTTCAAGAGTCACTGGGACCTGATGATCAAGAACGTGAAATTGGAGGATGATGGTGTCTATGAGTGTCAGATCTCATCTAAAGATCGGACAGTTAGGAGGCTTATCACACTGAACGTTGTTG ACCCTGTGGTAGAGGCTCCAGAGATTCGAATCACGGAGACACAGTACGTCGAGAGAGGAGACCGGGTTGTGCTAGAATGTAACGCCACCGGCGAACACTACGCTCCAGATGATATGGACTGGTTCAGAAACGGTCAAAAGCTCACATCTCTCTCAGAGAAAGGCTTGAAAATCACCAAGCATTATTCACTTCCTCAGAGGACTTTTACCAGCGTTCTTGTAATTGCGCGTGCGCGAAAAGAGGATGACGGGACATACGTCTGTAGGTCTTCGAATACACAGATTACGAGCACTAAAGTAATCGTTCTAAATG CGGAAACATCTCATATGAAACGAG GAACAGCAGCCGACAATAATTCGGCTTGGTACCAATCCGATCCAAACTGCACACCATGTCGTCTATCATTTACCTGTCTCATATTGCTAGTTCAATTGATGTTGCGTGTAGCCATGTCGATATGA